A stretch of DNA from Plasmodium cynomolgi strain B DNA, scaffold: 0105, whole genome shotgun sequence:
GtattaaatgaattattaaTGTATCTCTATAGCTGTTAATATAgacataattattttgtaatggTAGAGTTATATCATCTATGCTAATATGTAAGTGCAGTTATATAAGTTTACTgattaaaagaaatttaaatataatcgaAAACTTTTATGATGCTATTtagtatattttaataataataatatttattttttattaatttcaaTTCATAATTTACCAACATATAGgtatatttcattattaatgaaaatataaacatgaaacagttaatacaaaataaaatgtataattttatacaaactaatgtataaaatgatatgatataatttttatgtctatatttctacataaatattttttttttaaataaaaatatatagaaataAGCAAAGGTacactaaattttttttgcgtccatATAttagcatatatacatttattaaataCATACTTATTAATTTGCATAGATATTGTATCTATCAGAAAAAGCAAATGATATTATATAAGTATGCTACTTATTTAgaatgttatttatttatttttgttaatttttttttttatgaataatatataccCTACTTTAATTTAAATCCCATactagtaattttttttaatattaagtATAATCCATAGAACTCTTacaataattaataattatataaaatgacCTTACTAGAAAAGAGCAAAAATCTATTCATTTAATAATCTGCTTATTTTCATAGATTTTCTCAAGAtattaaatgtattaaaacttgtgtattattttaatagGAATAGCAACTATAGAATGAGTGATACAAGAGAtacatttgtaattttacCTCTTTCTATAAGAGTTACATAAGCtctaatttataaattaattatgtacataaatcAATCATACATAACTGAAGTATATGCTAATATTACTAATAACACACTATAATgaatctttttatttatagtaTAATGTTGTAAGATCATTTACAgagtacaaaaatgaattgtTTTGCAATAAGCCTTATGAGCATGGAACAGCGAAATCTTATGTTGATGATTGTAATGAATTTGAAAGCTCAGATTTAGAATCGTCTACATGTAAATCTGTTTCTGCATGCAATGcagtttataattttttaagtcatTTACATCGAACAAATGATCCTTCTTATGCTGAAAATGGATtcaaatatatgtactattggttatatgttGATGTACTTGATAGTAAGCTAAATCATTTCAATACGATTACATTATATAAGGATCTGATTGATAAATATGAAGATCTTAATGATACTcccatatttaaaaaatgtataaatcaattaaacgaaaaaaattccgataatcttataaaagtttttactttatataataattttaataaagttAAAGAAGATTATACATTTGATAAAGACAAATGTGACTCTGCTAAAAAATGCGCTACTACATATAAAGATTACATAGATGAATGTCATAAAAGTTATGACAAAGATTTTTGTGATGAATTAGAAAACTTTCGagtaaaatttaataatcaTCTTAcatcaataaaaaattgcggtGACTTAAAAGAATTACCATCCTTCCAAGAGTCTTCACTAGCTACAACCACTTTACTCCCAGTTTATGTAATGTCGgcaatatcttttttttcatttattgcGTATAAGGTGAGAAAATTTTCTGTAAAAAGTGATAACAAtgatttacaatttttggcATAcctataataaaaatgttgatatgttataaaaattgtataatttaacatgtcatatatttttcctgatattagtttaccccctTAGCATCATGGATAAACCCTAAAttaatgatgaagaaaagatCCATTAATGAATTATCACAGGAAtcaaaaaatagagaaaagtATTCGAATAGGGGTCCATACAACATCGCCTATAGTTTGTCAGAATAATCCTAATGGgggaatacacaaaaatagtGTAAATCCGCCCATGCAAATTAgtgagtatataaaatatgtgcatcAGGGTCatcaaatatattaaatttaaattaacaaCTGAAACGTTTATTTATGGTTAAACCAAATAATGTTAAATAGCTTTGCTTATATTAACCTGAAAACACAACCATAACCCCTGAAACC
This window harbors:
- a CDS encoding hypothetical protein (putative) gives rise to the protein YNVVRSFTEYKNELFCNKPYEHGTAKSYVDDCNEFESSDLESSTCKSVSACNAVYNFLSHLHRTNDPSYAENGFKYMYYWLYVDVLDSKLNHFNTITLYKDLIDKYEDLNDTPIFKKCINQLNEKNSDNLIKVFTLYNNFNKVKEDYTFDKDKCDSAKKCATTYKDYIDECHKSYDKDFCDELENFRVKFNNHLTSIKNCGDLKELPSFQESSLATTTLLPVYVMSAISFFSFIAYKVRKFSVKSDNNDLQFLAYL